A region of Bacteroidota bacterium DNA encodes the following proteins:
- the mtgA gene encoding monofunctional biosynthetic peptidoglycan transglycosylase — protein MGLNKHIKGIKAKLVQLKDWTLKVLTLTWQYSFMLIILYRVMPIPMTPLPIVRVFQQIGGSDEVRLNKSWRNIDYIGNNMVKAAVVSEDLKFFEHHGFDFEQIYKAIKSRINGGRKLRGASTISQQTAKNLFFTPSRSWIRKGLEFYLTVCIEVLWTKRRILEVYLNIIEMGNGIYGAEAAAQYFFNKSTDKLTKQEAAAIVACFPNPRRWTANKPSRYIQRKQMIIVRYMNYVKIPWGKSAR, from the coding sequence TTGGGACTTAACAAACACATAAAAGGTATTAAAGCTAAACTGGTTCAGTTAAAAGACTGGACACTTAAAGTGCTTACGCTTACTTGGCAGTATAGCTTTATGCTGATAATACTGTACCGGGTTATGCCTATACCAATGACGCCTCTTCCTATAGTGCGGGTGTTCCAGCAAATAGGTGGCAGCGATGAAGTGCGTTTAAATAAATCGTGGCGAAATATTGACTATATAGGCAATAATATGGTAAAGGCGGCTGTGGTAAGCGAGGATTTAAAGTTTTTTGAACACCACGGTTTTGATTTTGAACAAATATATAAAGCCATTAAAAGCCGCATCAATGGCGGACGAAAATTAAGGGGTGCCAGCACCATCAGCCAGCAAACGGCTAAGAATTTATTTTTTACTCCGAGCAGAAGCTGGATACGGAAAGGGCTTGAGTTTTATTTAACGGTATGTATTGAGGTGCTCTGGACCAAACGCAGAATTTTAGAGGTGTACTTAAATATTATTGAAATGGGTAATGGTATTTATGGTGCGGAAGCGGCTGCACAGTATTTTTTTAATAAGAGTACGGATAAGCTAACCAAGCAGGAGGCTGCGGCTATTGTGGCCTGTTTCCCTAACCCAAGGCGCTGGACAGCCAATAAACCATCGAGGTATATTCAGCGTAAGCAAATGATTATTGTGCGCTATATGAACTACGTTAAAATACCCTGGGGCAAATCAGCCAGGTAA
- a CDS encoding metallophosphoesterase, with amino-acid sequence MLAFKIRLTLILIAFAFLIDWYSWQAIKALVRNKRPLTRKIFAWIYWSIPIAVTSILLLSFVFPGLDTGTTFRSYFSGFYFVTYLSKLVVCIFLFFDDIKRLIKLTYRKITAPKAVETVTSVDDPTQAEVLEHIHEEQEEEKEKITRSQFLARTGLMVGAVPFIILSRGIVKGAYDYRVRRVQLYLPNLPSSFEGLKLVQISDIHTGSFTNRDAVYRGVQMVKQENADLIFFTGDIVNNKTDELYPWQDMFAEIQAPMGVFSTLGNHDYGDYYSDWKGPADKQKNMDDLVKAHADMGWHLLRNKHTTLSKGSQRIGIIGVENWGDKGRFPKYGNVEEATTNMPDVPVKLLLSHDPSHFDKIVSIDNKDIDVTFSGHTHGFQFGVEIGGFQWSPSQYMYPHWAGMYKVGNQQLYVNRGFGFLGYPGRVGILPEITVFTLTKDS; translated from the coding sequence ATGCTCGCCTTTAAAATACGACTCACTTTAATTCTTATTGCATTTGCCTTTCTCATTGATTGGTACTCATGGCAAGCCATAAAAGCTTTGGTGAGAAATAAAAGACCATTAACCCGTAAAATATTTGCCTGGATATATTGGAGTATTCCAATAGCCGTTACCAGTATTTTATTATTGAGTTTTGTTTTTCCGGGGCTTGATACCGGAACTACCTTCCGTTCTTATTTCTCCGGTTTTTACTTTGTTACCTATTTGTCCAAATTAGTAGTATGTATATTTTTATTTTTTGATGATATAAAACGACTCATTAAACTAACGTATAGAAAAATAACAGCACCCAAAGCAGTAGAAACTGTTACGAGTGTGGACGACCCCACACAGGCAGAAGTACTGGAACATATACATGAGGAACAAGAGGAAGAAAAAGAAAAAATTACGCGTAGTCAGTTTTTAGCACGCACCGGTTTAATGGTAGGAGCCGTTCCTTTTATTATTTTATCCCGTGGCATTGTAAAAGGCGCTTACGACTACAGAGTAAGAAGAGTACAGTTGTATTTACCCAATTTACCATCAAGTTTTGAAGGTTTAAAACTAGTTCAGATAAGCGATATACATACCGGAAGTTTTACCAATAGAGATGCAGTTTACAGAGGTGTACAAATGGTAAAGCAAGAGAATGCTGACTTAATATTTTTTACAGGCGATATAGTAAACAATAAAACAGACGAGTTATACCCTTGGCAAGATATGTTTGCTGAAATACAAGCACCAATGGGTGTTTTTTCAACCTTGGGTAATCATGATTATGGCGATTATTACAGCGATTGGAAAGGCCCTGCCGATAAACAAAAAAACATGGACGACTTAGTAAAAGCACATGCCGATATGGGATGGCATTTACTGCGTAACAAACACACTACTTTAAGCAAAGGCTCACAACGCATAGGTATTATAGGCGTAGAAAACTGGGGCGATAAAGGCCGTTTTCCTAAGTATGGTAATGTAGAAGAAGCTACTACCAATATGCCCGATGTACCTGTTAAATTATTACTATCACACGATCCAAGCCATTTTGATAAAATAGTTTCTATAGACAATAAGGACATAGATGTTACCTTTAGCGGACATACACATGGTTTTCAGTTTGGTGTGGAAATAGGAGGCTTTCAATGGAGCCCTTCGCAATATATGTACCCGCACTGGGCAGGTATGTATAAAGTAGGTAACCAGCAGTTGTATGTAAACCGTGGTTTTGGCTTTTTAGGTTACCCCGGCCGTGTAGGTATTTTACCGGAAATAACCGTTTTTACTTTAACCAAAGATAGCTAG
- a CDS encoding alpha-amylase family glycosyl hydrolase: protein MKNSLAKMALFILLSSPVALWAQPANNWWNQSVFYELFTRSFYDSDGNGIGDFNGITAKLNYLNDGDSITTTDLGIKGIWLMPITASPSYHGYDVTNYKAVSPQYGTIADFKNMVTAAHNKGIKVVIDFVINHTSSQHPWFVKSAANDPFYRNFYRWSDTKPTYKGPWGQDVWYSKSGSNYYALFWSEMPDLNYNYQPVKDSIYDAAHFWLDSIGIDGFRLDAAMYLYENGNSLMNQPETYQFWLDFNTYCKTINPNVMLVGEVWTNSSTVKNYNSKLSYCFEFDLAGSILSSVKAGNTVSVRDAAKYSYDNLLQNEFGTFLTNHDQNRVFDELAGDDNKLKTAASMYLTLPGVPYLYYGEEIAMKGAKPDEDIRKPMQWSNTANAGFSNVSPWRAVNTNYTTYNVATMQTNNASILSHYKRLINARNKNEALTIGTFQNSIATDTSVFSFVRQSANQKIVVLINTSNKVINNLTISLASSSIPNRTYAARDLLSNSMETFNVSGSLVSSLTLNPYQTKILLLGDNVGIDEAVANQISVFPNPANNQIYVSALSTDKSIQVSITNQLGQEVYNNVLAANQTSTIDIENLVAGVYFIKLNNGQALKFIKL, encoded by the coding sequence ATGAAAAATAGTTTAGCAAAAATGGCCCTCTTTATTTTATTAAGCAGTCCTGTTGCACTATGGGCGCAACCTGCTAATAACTGGTGGAACCAATCCGTGTTTTACGAATTGTTTACCCGTAGTTTTTACGATAGTGATGGCAATGGCATTGGCGATTTTAATGGCATTACAGCCAAGCTCAATTATTTAAACGATGGCGATTCCATTACCACAACCGATTTAGGTATAAAAGGCATTTGGTTAATGCCCATAACCGCATCGCCAAGTTACCACGGATATGATGTAACCAATTACAAAGCAGTAAGCCCGCAATATGGCACCATAGCCGATTTTAAAAACATGGTAACTGCCGCACATAACAAAGGCATAAAAGTAGTCATAGATTTTGTGATCAACCATACTTCATCGCAACATCCATGGTTTGTGAAGTCAGCCGCTAACGACCCTTTTTACAGAAACTTTTACCGCTGGAGCGATACCAAGCCAACTTACAAAGGTCCGTGGGGGCAAGATGTTTGGTACAGCAAATCAGGTAGCAATTATTATGCTTTGTTCTGGAGCGAAATGCCCGATTTAAATTATAACTACCAACCCGTAAAAGACAGTATTTATGATGCCGCTCATTTTTGGTTAGACTCCATAGGCATTGACGGTTTCAGACTGGATGCTGCTATGTATTTATATGAGAACGGAAACAGCTTAATGAACCAGCCCGAAACTTACCAGTTTTGGTTAGACTTTAATACCTATTGCAAAACCATCAACCCGAATGTAATGCTGGTAGGGGAGGTTTGGACAAACAGTAGTACTGTTAAAAATTATAATAGTAAGTTAAGTTATTGTTTTGAGTTTGATTTAGCCGGTTCTATTTTAAGTAGTGTAAAAGCAGGCAACACCGTAAGTGTAAGAGATGCGGCTAAATATAGTTACGATAATTTATTGCAAAATGAGTTTGGCACTTTTTTAACCAACCACGACCAGAACCGTGTGTTTGATGAACTGGCTGGAGATGATAATAAATTAAAAACAGCAGCCAGTATGTATTTAACTTTACCGGGTGTGCCTTATTTGTATTATGGCGAAGAAATAGCCATGAAAGGAGCCAAACCCGATGAGGATATACGCAAACCTATGCAGTGGAGTAATACAGCCAATGCAGGGTTTAGCAATGTTTCACCTTGGCGTGCGGTTAATACAAACTACACCACTTACAATGTAGCAACCATGCAAACCAACAATGCTTCCATATTAAGTCACTACAAAAGATTAATCAATGCCCGTAATAAAAACGAAGCTTTAACCATTGGTACTTTTCAAAACAGCATAGCTACCGATACTTCCGTATTTTCATTTGTAAGGCAATCAGCCAACCAGAAAATTGTCGTGTTAATTAATACCAGCAATAAGGTGATCAATAATTTAACCATTAGTTTAGCCAGTAGCAGTATTCCTAACAGAACTTATGCCGCTAGGGATTTATTGTCAAATAGCATGGAAACATTTAATGTAAGTGGTTCATTGGTGAGCTCGCTTACACTCAATCCATATCAAACCAAAATACTGTTGTTAGGCGATAATGTAGGTATAGATGAAGCGGTAGCCAACCAGATTTCAGTATTCCCTAATCCTGCCAATAACCAAATATATGTAAGTGCCTTGAGTACTGATAAAAGCATACAGGTAAGCATTACCAACCAACTAGGACAAGAGGTTTATAACAATGTATTGGCAGCTAATCAAACAAGTACTATTGATATAGAAAACCTTGTAGCAGGGGTGTATTTTATAAAACTAAACAATGGCCAAGCATTGAAGTTTATAAAACTATAA
- a CDS encoding BatA domain-containing protein, which produces MLFAYPSFLFALSALIIPIIIHLFQLRRYKKVVFSDIRFLKQITEQNQKQRNIKDWIILAARCLAIACLVLAFAKPFIPFNKINPVANKDKAISIFVDNSFSMSQQNNEGQLLEVAKNKAKEIASFYHDNDNFQLLSNDFEGKHQQQVNKKDFMQLVDELSISNQSKNINQIIAKQKQQFENNAGSNKIAYIVSDLQQNQFENLNEIDSTIQTTFIQIKPNQNNNISIDSAWVEQPLILPNTPTNLFVKISNYGKLDITDVPLTFKIDGVQKGIANVSCKANTNHTIQLQFSLNDVQYHQAELSVLDNPVIFDDKLFLSLKAFGNKNVLAINSNSSIQNVFSIDKNYTLINNTEKAIDYSQFNQASLIIVNEVSNMPTGFQNELQKYLNDGGVVLFIPSSNAGNLAQTNAFLQQLNAPVYGPKTTQNIKVTRINMFDDVFKNVFSKIPEQANWPTLTNFYPLQITSNIKGYAVATLNNDMPFIFKSKYGKGYMYTMSTPLQNEWSNFTSHALFVPFMLRLPLVNKQSAGLYYNIGKPFSYVFDKNTNSKVVYVKNNKEEIAFDINNNTSHSSITIDNIKHAGNYILMDQNKKEQLGAVSFNTNRNESDLSIANMDTKNNMALLQTNELLKHQKQIDLAYNGTQLWRWFLLAAFLFIVIELLLLKWKV; this is translated from the coding sequence ATGTTATTTGCCTATCCGAGTTTTTTATTTGCATTAAGTGCTTTAATTATACCCATTATTATACACCTGTTTCAGTTACGCAGGTATAAAAAAGTAGTGTTTAGTGATATCAGGTTTTTAAAACAAATTACGGAACAAAACCAAAAGCAACGCAATATTAAAGACTGGATTATATTGGCTGCCCGCTGTCTGGCTATTGCCTGTTTGGTACTGGCTTTTGCCAAACCTTTTATTCCGTTTAATAAAATAAACCCTGTTGCCAATAAGGATAAAGCCATTAGCATATTTGTTGACAACAGCTTTAGCATGAGCCAGCAAAATAACGAAGGCCAGCTGCTGGAAGTAGCTAAAAACAAAGCCAAAGAAATTGCTTCCTTTTACCATGACAACGATAACTTTCAATTGCTGAGCAATGATTTTGAAGGTAAACACCAACAACAGGTAAACAAAAAAGATTTTATGCAATTGGTTGATGAATTAAGCATTTCGAACCAAAGTAAAAACATTAACCAGATTATTGCCAAACAAAAGCAACAGTTTGAGAACAACGCAGGCAGCAATAAAATTGCTTACATAGTAAGTGATTTACAACAAAACCAGTTTGAAAACTTAAACGAAATTGACTCAACTATTCAAACCACCTTTATACAAATAAAACCCAACCAAAATAACAATATCAGTATTGATTCGGCATGGGTGGAGCAACCGCTTATATTGCCTAATACACCTACTAACTTGTTTGTTAAAATAAGTAATTATGGTAAACTGGATATTACTGATGTACCGCTTACCTTTAAAATAGATGGCGTGCAAAAAGGAATAGCAAACGTAAGCTGCAAAGCAAATACAAACCATACTATTCAACTGCAGTTTAGCTTAAACGATGTGCAATACCATCAGGCTGAATTAAGCGTATTGGATAACCCTGTTATTTTTGACGATAAGTTATTTTTAAGCTTAAAAGCATTTGGCAATAAAAATGTGTTAGCTATTAACAGCAACAGTAGCATTCAAAATGTATTTTCCATTGATAAAAACTATACGCTTATTAACAACACGGAGAAAGCCATTGATTATAGCCAGTTTAATCAAGCCTCATTAATTATTGTAAATGAAGTGAGTAATATGCCTACCGGCTTTCAAAACGAATTGCAGAAATACTTGAATGATGGTGGCGTTGTATTGTTTATTCCATCAAGCAATGCGGGTAATTTAGCACAGACAAATGCTTTTTTGCAGCAATTAAATGCACCTGTATACGGACCTAAAACCACACAAAATATAAAGGTAACACGTATTAATATGTTTGATGATGTATTTAAAAATGTATTCAGCAAAATACCGGAGCAAGCTAACTGGCCAACGCTTACCAACTTTTACCCTTTACAGATTACCAGTAATATTAAAGGGTATGCAGTAGCTACTTTAAATAACGATATGCCTTTTATTTTTAAATCGAAATACGGTAAAGGTTATATGTATACCATGAGTACTCCTTTGCAAAACGAATGGAGTAATTTTACGAGCCATGCTTTGTTTGTGCCTTTTATGTTACGCTTACCTTTGGTTAATAAACAAAGTGCAGGTTTATACTACAATATTGGTAAACCTTTTAGTTATGTGTTTGATAAGAACACGAATAGTAAAGTGGTGTATGTAAAAAACAATAAAGAAGAAATAGCTTTTGATATTAATAACAATACGAGCCATAGCAGCATCACTATTGACAATATAAAACATGCGGGTAATTACATCCTCATGGATCAGAATAAAAAGGAGCAATTGGGTGCGGTTTCATTTAACACCAACCGCAATGAGAGTGACTTAAGCATTGCCAATATGGATACTAAAAACAATATGGCGCTGCTACAAACCAATGAGCTGTTAAAGCACCAGAAACAAATTGATTTGGCTTACAACGGAACACAACTTTGGCGTTGGTTTTTACTGGCCGCGTTTCTGTTTATTGTAATAGAACTCTTATTGCTAAAATGGAAAGTGTAA
- a CDS encoding glycosyltransferase, with the protein MQRICESLFRAGYEVELIGRLLPNSKPIDNAFPFKTTRLKCIINKGKLFYIEYNIRLLLYLVKQNFDAICAVDFDTLLAAKKAVELHNKILVFDAHEHFTEVPEVTNRPFTKWVWHKLGKLMVPYAKLCYTVGPQLASILSKTYHNNFQFIMNVPAVTKQTSEPVNSAENFAASPKIILYQGALNESRGLEQSILAMHQITNAQLLIAGEGDLSNTLRELVQTEKLSEKVIFLGYLNPTELKKHTQKAAIGLNLLEPVGLSYYYSLANKYFDYMQAGVPCVCANFPEYQHINQQYACSVLTDCEVTAIASAINNLLNNWEQYEQLSKNCLKASEAFNWAIEEQKLIDYYRQVI; encoded by the coding sequence ATGCAACGTATATGTGAAAGTTTGTTCCGCGCAGGTTATGAGGTTGAATTAATTGGCCGATTATTACCTAACTCCAAGCCTATTGATAATGCTTTTCCTTTTAAAACAACACGCTTAAAATGCATCATTAACAAAGGGAAACTATTTTACATAGAGTATAATATCCGTTTGTTGCTTTACCTTGTTAAACAAAATTTTGATGCTATATGTGCAGTAGATTTTGATACTTTACTGGCAGCAAAAAAAGCTGTTGAATTACATAATAAAATACTGGTGTTTGATGCTCATGAGCATTTTACCGAAGTACCCGAAGTAACCAATAGACCTTTTACCAAATGGGTTTGGCATAAGCTGGGTAAGCTAATGGTTCCGTATGCTAAACTATGTTATACGGTTGGACCTCAACTGGCAAGCATTCTGTCAAAAACATACCACAATAACTTTCAATTTATTATGAATGTGCCTGCTGTTACTAAACAAACAAGCGAGCCCGTTAATAGTGCTGAAAATTTTGCGGCCTCACCAAAAATAATTTTATACCAAGGTGCTTTAAATGAAAGCCGTGGACTGGAACAAAGTATTTTAGCCATGCACCAAATAACCAATGCACAATTATTGATTGCAGGTGAAGGTGATTTGAGTAACACGTTAAGAGAACTGGTACAAACAGAAAAACTAAGTGAGAAGGTTATTTTCCTGGGTTATTTAAACCCGACTGAACTAAAAAAACACACCCAAAAAGCAGCCATAGGTTTAAACTTATTGGAGCCTGTTGGTTTGAGTTATTACTACTCCTTAGCCAATAAATATTTTGATTATATGCAGGCAGGTGTGCCTTGTGTTTGCGCCAATTTTCCTGAGTACCAACACATCAACCAGCAATATGCTTGCAGTGTTTTAACTGATTGCGAGGTAACAGCTATTGCTTCTGCTATCAATAATTTGCTGAACAATTGGGAACAGTACGAACAACTGAGTAAAAACTGTTTAAAAGCAAGTGAGGCTTTTAACTGGGCTATTGAAGAGCAAAAGCTCATTGATTATTACCGTCAGGTAATATAG
- a CDS encoding ATP-dependent DNA helicase RecQ — MTTPLKTPVEVLKHYWGYNKFRPLQADIIQAVLEGKDTLALLPTGGGKSLCFQVPAMVKPGLCLVISPLIALMKDQVENLSQRGIKAKAIYSGLSYREISLILNNAILDEEMKFLYLSPERLNTELFLNNLPHLPINLLAIDEAHCISQWGHDFRPEYRQIAAIRKLIPQVNTIALTATATQSVIADIQTQLALDNAAIFSKSFERKNLQYLVRQTENKAAKLLSVFNNSQGSGLVYVRNRKQTEEIAQFLNKNNINADFYHAGLKGELRSQKQSFWIQNKTRIMVCTNAFGMGIDKPDCRTVVHYEMPDCIEAYYQEAGRAGRDEKTAYCVLLHDASDDINAKKKIGVNYPDINEISLTYQAICDYLQVPVNTKPERSFNFDIASFVKRYNFDAFKTYSCLKILEQSNLILLSEAFYEPSKIKFICNHEELYKFQVANENFDGVIKLLLRTYGGLFDNYLRINEQELANRIKQPIAIIYKYLERLHKLEIIDYVKANEIAQLSFTITRQDTQYLSLDKKYLAERKQTYIEKMQAMIAYANPSAICRSRQLLEYFNDYSANDCGYCDVCIDNKKAHEKTTLSQQIEQEIISIVQQQPISSVDLFEKMSTDDMRIFTIVLRLLLDNNILRYDSAYLLHCN, encoded by the coding sequence ATGACCACTCCTTTAAAAACACCTGTTGAAGTTTTAAAACATTACTGGGGTTATAATAAATTCCGCCCTTTACAGGCTGATATTATTCAGGCGGTATTGGAAGGAAAAGATACGCTTGCATTATTGCCAACTGGTGGTGGTAAATCATTGTGTTTTCAAGTTCCCGCTATGGTAAAACCTGGGTTGTGTTTGGTTATTTCGCCACTGATTGCTTTAATGAAGGATCAGGTAGAAAACCTGAGTCAAAGAGGCATTAAAGCCAAAGCCATATACAGTGGATTAAGTTATAGAGAAATTAGCTTGATACTCAACAATGCCATATTGGATGAGGAAATGAAGTTTTTATATTTATCGCCTGAGCGATTAAATACGGAACTTTTCTTAAACAATTTACCTCACTTACCTATTAATTTATTAGCCATAGACGAAGCCCATTGCATTAGCCAATGGGGGCACGATTTCAGGCCTGAATACCGACAAATTGCGGCTATTAGAAAACTAATTCCTCAGGTAAACACCATTGCTTTAACAGCTACTGCAACGCAAAGTGTAATTGCCGATATTCAAACACAATTGGCTTTAGACAATGCAGCTATTTTCAGTAAAAGCTTTGAGCGAAAAAACTTACAATACTTAGTAAGGCAAACCGAAAACAAAGCGGCTAAACTATTGAGTGTATTTAACAATAGCCAGGGCAGTGGTTTGGTGTATGTACGCAACCGCAAGCAAACGGAAGAGATTGCCCAGTTTTTAAACAAAAACAATATTAACGCTGACTTTTACCATGCAGGATTAAAAGGAGAGTTACGCAGCCAAAAACAAAGCTTTTGGATTCAGAACAAAACCAGAATAATGGTTTGTACCAATGCTTTCGGTATGGGTATAGATAAGCCCGATTGCAGAACAGTTGTGCATTACGAAATGCCTGATTGTATAGAGGCTTATTATCAGGAAGCAGGGCGTGCGGGCAGAGATGAAAAAACAGCCTATTGTGTATTGCTGCACGATGCCAGTGACGACATTAACGCGAAGAAAAAAATTGGTGTTAATTACCCTGACATTAATGAAATAAGTTTAACCTACCAGGCCATTTGTGATTATTTGCAAGTACCTGTAAATACAAAGCCTGAGCGGAGCTTTAATTTTGATATTGCCAGCTTTGTAAAACGTTATAATTTTGATGCTTTTAAAACCTATAGCTGTTTAAAAATACTGGAGCAATCCAATTTAATATTGCTATCGGAAGCATTTTACGAACCCTCTAAAATAAAATTTATTTGTAACCATGAGGAGCTTTATAAGTTTCAGGTAGCTAATGAAAATTTTGATGGTGTTATTAAGTTATTGCTACGCACGTATGGTGGTTTGTTTGATAACTATTTGCGTATAAACGAACAAGAACTGGCCAACAGAATAAAACAACCTATAGCCATTATTTATAAATATTTAGAACGTTTACATAAGCTGGAAATAATAGATTATGTAAAGGCAAATGAAATAGCTCAATTGAGTTTTACCATAACGAGACAGGATACACAATACTTAAGTTTGGATAAAAAATATTTAGCAGAACGCAAGCAAACGTATATTGAAAAAATGCAGGCTATGATAGCCTATGCCAATCCTTCGGCTATTTGCCGCAGCAGACAATTACTGGAATACTTTAACGATTACAGCGCTAATGATTGTGGCTATTGCGATGTGTGTATTGATAATAAAAAAGCCCACGAAAAAACAACACTATCACAACAAATAGAGCAGGAAATAATTAGCATTGTGCAACAACAGCCTATTAGCTCGGTAGACCTTTTTGAGAAAATGAGCACAGACGATATGCGAATTTTTACAATAGTTTTAAGGCTTTTGTTAGATAATAATATATTGCGCTACGATAGCGCTTACCTACTGCATTGCAACTAA
- a CDS encoding ABC transporter ATP-binding protein yields MIKAENICKSYDDLQILKGINLHIHAGEVVSIVGPSGAGKTTLLQIIGTLDKANTGKLLINNQELNTLNDKKLSAFRNKNIGFIFQFHQLLPEFTAFENVMMPAWIGKTNESEAKNKAIELFNYLGIKDRMSHKPSELSGGEQQRVAVARAIINNPAVLLADEPSGNLDSQSAASLHDLFFDLRNQFNQTIVIVTHNEELAQRCDRKLQMKDGIII; encoded by the coding sequence ATGATTAAAGCCGAAAATATTTGTAAAAGTTACGATGATTTGCAAATACTAAAAGGGATAAACCTTCATATTCACGCAGGCGAAGTAGTTTCTATTGTGGGGCCGAGTGGTGCAGGAAAAACAACTTTACTACAAATTATTGGCACTTTAGACAAAGCCAATACAGGCAAACTACTCATAAACAATCAGGAGCTAAATACTTTAAACGACAAAAAACTATCGGCTTTTAGAAATAAAAATATTGGTTTTATTTTCCAGTTTCACCAACTGCTTCCTGAATTTACTGCTTTTGAAAACGTAATGATGCCTGCCTGGATAGGTAAAACCAATGAAAGTGAAGCCAAAAATAAAGCCATAGAGTTATTTAACTATTTAGGTATAAAAGACAGAATGAGCCACAAACCCAGCGAACTGAGTGGTGGAGAACAACAACGCGTAGCTGTTGCCAGGGCTATTATTAACAATCCAGCTGTTTTATTGGCTGATGAACCAAGTGGTAATCTGGATTCACAAAGTGCAGCTTCGTTACACGATTTGTTTTTTGATTTGCGCAATCAATTTAACCAAACCATAGTAATAGTAACACACAACGAAGAGTTAGCGCAGCGTTGCGATAGAAAACTGCAAATGAAAGACGGAATAATCATTTAA
- the smpB gene encoding SsrA-binding protein SmpB: MSKQQAYKKINILNKKASFEYQLLTKYTAGMVLSGTEVKSIKAGNASISDAFCFYKDNELYIKNMNIGAFKQSSFKAHEPLATRKLLLKKIELKKLKTRGEEKGFAIVPTKLFEAENGFIKLEIALGQGKKAFDKRETIKERDVDRNMRRHED, encoded by the coding sequence ATGAGTAAACAACAGGCATACAAAAAAATAAACATCTTAAATAAAAAAGCAAGTTTTGAGTACCAGTTATTGACCAAATATACTGCTGGTATGGTATTATCTGGCACCGAAGTAAAATCCATTAAGGCAGGCAATGCATCCATTAGCGATGCTTTTTGTTTTTATAAGGACAATGAACTGTATATTAAAAACATGAATATTGGTGCCTTTAAGCAAAGTAGCTTTAAAGCCCATGAGCCTTTAGCTACCCGAAAATTGCTGCTTAAAAAAATAGAGCTTAAAAAATTAAAGACAAGGGGAGAGGAAAAAGGTTTTGCCATTGTACCCACTAAATTATTTGAAGCGGAAAACGGATTTATAAAATTAGAAATTGCTTTGGGGCAAGGAAAAAAAGCATTTGATAAACGCGAAACCATTAAAGAGCGCGATGTAGACCGTAACATGCGCAGACACGAAGATTAA
- a CDS encoding SDR family oxidoreductase, translating to MNISLLNKNALVCGSTKGIGYAIAMQMAKCGANVTLMARNGELLKSIVRDLDTSLGQTHDFLVADFSQPQEVKEAIEVQAQKHHIYHILVNNSGGPAAGLAIDAKEEEFLNAFNTHILSSHHLVQSLFPGMKQAGYGRIINIISTSVKIPLKGLGVSNTIRGAMANYSKTLANELAPFQITVNNILPGATATDRLKQIIDNKAQKQQHSTDAVSQEMMNEIPMKRFGEPDEVAYAATFLASEYASYITGINMPVDGGRTGNL from the coding sequence ATGAATATTTCATTATTAAATAAAAATGCATTGGTGTGCGGAAGTACCAAAGGAATTGGTTACGCTATAGCTATGCAAATGGCTAAGTGCGGAGCCAATGTTACTCTAATGGCACGCAATGGCGAATTACTTAAAAGTATAGTGAGGGATTTAGATACCAGCCTTGGTCAAACCCACGATTTTTTAGTAGCTGATTTCTCGCAACCACAAGAAGTAAAAGAAGCCATTGAGGTGCAGGCACAAAAACACCATATATACCATATTTTGGTTAATAACAGTGGTGGGCCTGCTGCAGGTTTAGCTATTGATGCAAAAGAAGAAGAGTTTTTAAATGCATTTAATACCCATATTTTAAGCAGTCACCATTTGGTGCAAAGTTTATTCCCTGGTATGAAACAAGCAGGTTATGGCCGTATCATCAATATTATTTCTACCAGTGTGAAAATACCTTTAAAAGGTTTGGGAGTAAGTAATACCATAAGAGGAGCAATGGCCAATTACAGTAAAACTTTGGCCAATGAATTAGCCCCTTTTCAAATTACCGTTAACAATATATTGCCAGGAGCTACTGCTACTGACAGGTTAAAACAAATTATTGATAACAAAGCCCAAAAGCAACAACATTCAACAGATGCAGTAAGTCAGGAAATGATGAATGAAATACCAATGAAACGTTTTGGCGAGCCAGATGAAGTGGCGTACGCAGCTACCTTTTTAGCCAGTGAATATGCCTCATACATTACAGGAATAAACATGCCTGTGGATGGAGGAAGAACAGGAAATTTATAA